A region from the Paludicola sp. MB14-C6 genome encodes:
- the aroB gene encoding 3-dehydroquinate synthase, with amino-acid sequence MKLTVELKDTQYDIIIERGVLSRISDYVNLNRKVLVITDDGVPKEYLQTVLSQCKEGYSQVVMQGEGAKSFPVYEQLCRVLLNNNFTRKDLVIALGGGVIGDLSGFVASTYMRGIDFVNIPTTTLSQIDSSVGGKVAINLDHVKNIIGCFYQPKMVFVDSDTLNTLPNRHYVNGLVEAIKSGLIYDKDLFELFERENIKEHIDEIIFHSLSAKKDVVEKDEKEENLRKILNFGHTIGHAIESINIDSMLHGECVAIGMLPMIEDEALKQRVINVYQKLGLKQTVAYDKQQVIDLIHKDKKAYGSKITIIKVKELGKADLEDINANDLFAYL; translated from the coding sequence ATGAAACTTACTGTTGAATTAAAGGATACGCAATATGATATTATAATTGAGCGTGGGGTATTATCCCGTATATCTGATTATGTAAACCTAAACCGTAAAGTCTTAGTGATAACGGATGATGGAGTTCCAAAAGAATATTTGCAAACTGTGTTAAGCCAATGCAAAGAAGGCTATTCACAAGTAGTAATGCAAGGGGAAGGCGCTAAAAGTTTTCCTGTTTATGAACAGCTTTGCAGAGTACTATTAAACAATAACTTTACAAGAAAAGATTTGGTAATCGCTTTGGGTGGCGGAGTTATTGGTGATTTATCAGGATTTGTTGCATCTACTTATATGCGTGGAATTGATTTTGTTAATATCCCAACTACAACCCTTTCTCAAATTGATTCTAGTGTTGGCGGAAAGGTTGCAATCAATCTTGATCATGTAAAGAACATCATCGGTTGTTTCTATCAGCCGAAAATGGTATTTGTAGATAGTGATACGTTAAATACACTACCAAATCGCCATTATGTAAACGGCTTAGTTGAAGCGATTAAATCGGGACTGATTTATGATAAAGATTTATTTGAGTTGTTTGAACGAGAAAATATAAAAGAACATATAGACGAAATTATTTTCCACTCTTTATCTGCAAAAAAAGATGTAGTTGAAAAAGATGAAAAAGAAGAAAATCTTCGTAAAATATTAAATTTCGGCCATACAATCGGCCACGCAATCGAAAGCATAAACATTGATTCTATGTTACATGGAGAATGTGTTGCAATCGGAATGCTTCCAATGATTGAAGATGAAGCGTTAAAACAACGTGTAATCAATGTATATCAAAAGCTTGGATTAAAGCAAACAGTGGCTTATGATAAGCAGCAAGTAATTGATTTAATTCATAAAGACAAAAAAGCATATGGCAGTAAAATAACGATTATTAAAGTGAAAGAGCTAGGTAAAGCTGATTTAGAAGACATAAATGCGAACGATTTATTTGCTTATTTATAA
- a CDS encoding DUF3795 domain-containing protein — protein MKKMIAKELTAKQVADNIGYCGLVCSFCHEADHCNGCKSVNNSCGRYLSETGCFQYNCCKEKGINGCWECKDAPCKEDMFSEHHNIRNRTFVKCAKEEGIEKLAEYVLTNQQNGIQYGWNKDYDILNSEQAVFDLLHNGVKSKFAK, from the coding sequence ATGAAGAAAATGATAGCAAAAGAGTTAACCGCAAAGCAAGTCGCAGATAATATAGGCTATTGTGGGTTGGTGTGCAGTTTTTGTCATGAAGCAGACCATTGTAATGGCTGTAAATCTGTTAATAACAGTTGTGGACGTTATTTAAGCGAAACAGGATGTTTTCAATATAATTGTTGCAAAGAAAAAGGAATTAACGGTTGTTGGGAATGTAAAGATGCACCTTGTAAAGAAGATATGTTTAGCGAACATCATAATATTAGAAATCGTACATTTGTTAAATGTGCAAAAGAAGAAGGCATTGAGAAGCTAGCAGAGTATGTTTTAACAAATCAGCAAAATGGTATTCAATATGGTTGGAACAAAGATTATGATATTTTAAATTCCGAACAAGCGGTATTCGATTTGTTACATAATGGCGTGAAGAGTAAATTTGCGAAATGA